In Streptomyces sp. NBC_01264, the DNA window AGCTTGACTATAAGGCGACGGTGAAGCGTTCGCAGACCCCTCTGGACACGGACAAGACCAAGAGCAGCCCGATCGAGGAGACGGTGTCGCGCGCGGTCAAGGTGCAGCAGGTGGCTGGTCTGGACGTGTCGATCGCGGCGCCGGACGGCAAGGACACCGTCAAGGTGGGTGAGCAGGCCAAGGTGAAGGTCACGGTGGCCAACAAGGAGGGCCCCTCGACGGCCCGCAACACGGTCGTGGAGGTTGGCATGCCGACGGTGAGCGGTCTGACCCACGACGGCGGCGCCAACTTCAACGGTGAGCCGGGTGGCGAGGGGTACGGGACCTGGAAGGTCGGAGACCTGAAGGCCGGGGAGGAGAAGTCGCTGACGCTCTCCTTCACTCCGGAGGAGGCGAAGGAGTTCCCCTTCGACGTGCTGGCGGCCCGTTCGGATGCGGCCAACCCCCAGGAATGCCAGGACATCTGCGCCAGCACCCGGGTGAAGGCCACGGCCGACAAGCCGGATGACCCGAGCAAGCCCGATGACCCGAGCAAGCCGGACGACCAGACCCCGCCGCCCGGCGACGGGCAGAGTCCGCCGGCCGACGACGGCGGGAAGTCCCTCGTCGACCAGGTCCTGGCCTCAACGGGAAGCAACGCCCTGTGGTGGGGCGGCGGAGCTTTGGGCGCGGCCGGGATCGGCGCGGCGCTGTTGATCGCGGCCCGCCGTCGCCGCTGACCCGCGGCGCGGCAACGCCCACAGGCCGGGAGACGGTCCCGGACACGGGCCGGCCCCGGAGGGCTGCTCCGCCTCCACCATGGCGGCGGAGCAGCCCTCCGGGGCCTTTGCCTTGCGCGCACCGGCCGCGGCTCAGCCCGTGGCCGAACCGTCACCCCACTGACTCCAGGACCGGCTCAGCCGGCGGGTACGTAGGCCCCCAGCCGATCAGCGCGCTTCCGGTATCGGAGGCATACACGCAGAACCTTGACCTGGCAGCTCTCGATCTGCCCGGTGATCCCCGCGTACTGCCGTGCCACCCCCACCGGCATCCGGGCCTTCTTCAACGGTGCCGTCTCGTCCAGCACCAGCGCGTCCTCCGGCCTGCCCAGATGCCCCGCCACGAGCGCACTCCATCGCGCAGTTGATCGGCGAGCCAGGTGGAGCGGGCCATGAACCACTGGGCCCGGTCCGGCGCCGCGTGCCCCATGTGCTCCGCGATCTGCTAGCCGTTCTTCCGCACCTCGGACTTCGGCTACACGCCCTCGTCGCCCGTCTGGCCAGCACATGCGGCTGGTTGGCTTTGTTGGGACTCGATCCTTTCACGGGTTCGAGTCTCCATTCGACCTGGGGCGGTCCAGAGTGCCCGCCAGTTCGTGAGGTGGGCGATGCCGTGTTCGACTGGGATCCGGGCTGATGAATGGGCGAACCAGGCTGCTTCGTGGCGCACCATGCGCCATGGCTGACGCCGCCGACTACGAGACGCGGAGAAGCCCCTCAGCTGTGATTCCAACTCGCGCCCGTCTCAAAGCAAGTTACATCTGCCCAACTCGGGAGATTCCCGACAGCGTCAAGTACTCAGTAAACGGCACACTGGATCGACGAGCAGACGCTCCTATGAGGGCGTGGCTACGCGTTTGCGGGCGCCGTCGGGCCGGCCGGCAGAAGCCGCCCAGCAGTCGATCATTCGTGCGGCTGTCGCATCCGGCCGCAGGCCTACCGCCGACAACTTGCTCTGAGGGCGCAAGACCTCGACTCTGCTCCCGGCTGCTGGACGCGATCCGGCTGGTGCCCGGGGTCTACCGGACGCGGTCGCAGCCGGTCGGGCCCGCGGCACTGTCGAATGTCGCGCCCAAGCCGAATGCCGATCACGCCGCATCGCGCCGTCGGGTCACCATCCGGTCTGTGGCTCGCCCAGAACCCTGCTGCCGATGTGCGCGGCGAGTTTCTGGGCCCGGGGGAGGTCACCGAACTTGCCGACGTGGAAGAAGACGGTGTGCTGCTCGGTCCAGTGGCCCAGTTGGGCGTTGTCGCCGTGGAACACGATCTGCACACCGTCGTACTTCGCGCTCCCGTAGTGACCCGCCTCTGGTTCGTCCGGCCACAGACCCGGCCAGTCGATGGAGGCCATGCCCTGCCCGAGAGCCGCGACGAAGCGTTCTTCCACGCTCCCGGCCGGAACGTCCAGCATGACGTCGAGCGGTAGGTGCGCCTCCAGCACGGCGTCGGCGGCCGTTGCCACGTCCAGGTCGAACCAGAGCTCCTCATCCGACGGACCGGTACGCATGTCGGCGAAGTCGAACCGTCCGCCAGGCAGGACCGCAGCCATCTGCCGCACGTCTTCGACCGTTCGTAGCTCGGCGAAGAGATCCAGTCTTCTCCTCGCGCTCTGTCATCAGCGAACGTAGCTGCTTGGCCTGCGTGTACGCCTTGGTGGCATCGGTGGTCTGGTAGACGGCATACGCCCTGGAGTCGCCCATGGGCCGAACCATCACACGTCCTCACGGGAACCCGCCACCACGTTTCATGTGACCACCGGGGTCAGGCGACTCAACGCCCGCTCAGCTGCCGAACCCGGAACCGTGGCTCCGGCTTGCAGTCAGACGCCAAGCCGAGAAGCATGAGGAGACAACTCAGGCGTGCCTGATGTCGTCGCCTTACCCGGGACCGGCAGTCGCCGCCGTGTCCCTGGCGAGATCACTCGGCGCATGATGCCGGCGGTAGTCATGGCTTGTCCTGCGGTTGCCGAGCTGCCCCGCCGGGAGCGCCCATCTGCGGGCGACCCGTGGCCCTGGACCGGGACCAGTCCACGAGAAGACCGACGAGCTGACACCGCTCCAGCCGTCCTCCCCGTACGCCCAGCCCGAACCACGCGCGTTCGGGATGCCTTCGGGCTCGATCTCGTGGACTGGGCGGATGACGCGGGGCAGGCCTTCGGCGGAGGACCAGCACCGCGATGGAGTGCTGGGGGAACATCCGGTGACTTGTGGCATGTCCTGGCACCACATGTATTCGCGTTTACGGCGGTCCGCCGCATAGAGAGCGCCGGCCCCCTAAGAGCCTGGTGATCAAGGGTTAGCCAGTGCGAGTGGGGCCGCTCTGGCGGGTGATCGCTCCGTCGGGTGGGTGCGGGCTGGATTCCGGGGAGAGGCATCGAGAGGTTCCGGGAGCGATGCGGGAGGTCTCGATGGTGTCCGTGGTGTCGTTGATGACGGCGAAGGCCGAGCTGGCGCGGGGGAAGGCCATGGAGTGGCAGGCGTTGCTGGCCGAGGCCCAGGAGCAGGTGGACTTCTGGCTGACGGAAGCGAGCGCGGAGGAGGACGCGGTGCGCCGGCTGCGCCTCGCCTTGGAGGAGCGGTTGGAACTGACGGATAAGGCGGCCGTGGTGCGTGGAGCGGTGGCGTCGTGGGAGCCGGGACGGGACGAGAGTGTGCTGCCCGGGGTGTATCGGGCGGCGCTGGCGGTCGTGCGGGAGGTGAAGGGTCCGGTGCTGGCGCGGCAAGTGGCCGAGAAACTGGGCTGGGAGGCGACGCCGGCGCGTCAGCAGCGGGCGCGGGACGTGTGTTCCCGGCTGGCGGCCCGAGGGTGGATCGTGAAGCGAGGCGACGGGAGGTTCACCAGGCTGCCCGGCTGACCCGCCGGG includes these proteins:
- a CDS encoding transposase; its protein translation is MAGHLGRPEDALVLDETAPLKKARMPVGVARQYAGITGQIESCQVKVLRVCLRYRKRADRLGAYVPAG